Part of the bacterium genome is shown below.
TCACATCCGAGGCGACGACCTTCATGCGCGCGCCGGAGAACGACACGTTGAACGTCCGCGTGTTCGCCACGTTCGTCAGGAAGAACCGCACCACCTCGCCGCGCCCGACGTCCAGCTCGTAACGTGGCTCGCCGTTGACGAGCAGCAGGTTGCCGAAGCGGCCCATGAGCGCGTGCGTGGCGTGCTCGTTGCCGTAGGGCACCAGCCCCTCGTCGGCGAGCAGGAGGTCGTCCAGCATGAGGACCTCCTCGCGGTGCGCCGGGCCGTAGTAATCGGGATCCGGCGAACGCACGAGCAGATTCCCGTAGAGCCCGAGGTCTTGCTGGATGTCCTCCCTGTGGTGTGGGTGGTACCAGTAGATGCCGGCGTCCGGGAAGGTGACCACGTACGTGAAGGTTTCGCCCGGCGGCACGGGGTCCTGCGTGACGTGCGGCACCCCGTCGTAGCGGTTGTCGAGGCGGATCCCGTGCCAGTGCACGGCGGTCGGCAGATCCAGCCGGTTGGTGAACTCGACGATGATGCTCGTGCCCTGGTCCACGTAGATCAGCGGCCCCGGGTACTGGCCGTTGAAGCCGTACATGACGAGGGTGCGGCCGCGAAGCGTGCGGCGCACGAGCCCGGCCTCGAGCCGGAGCGTGTCGCCGTCGCTCAGGCGGATGAGCTGCCGCGGGCGGGCGTCAGGGAGCGTCGCAGGGTCCGCGGATGGCAGGAACGGCGAGACGGCCGGCCGGAAGCGCATGAAGGCTTCCGGCATGGTGACCTTCGGGTGCATGGGCGGCACGATCCAGCCGTCGGCGGGCGCGCCGGCCGCCTTCGCCTCGCCGTGCGCCGCGTGGCCGTGCGCATGCGCGCCCGCGCTGTCGCGCCCTGCCGCCGCCGCGGCGAGGACGAAGGGCAGATCGTGCGGCTGCATGAGCATGCTGGCCGACTGGCCGCGGAGCACCAGCCGTCCGTTGCGCTCCTCCACGTCCGGGGCCGCCTCGGCCGTGACCAGCACGAGGAACTTGTTGAACGCGACCCGGCCTTCCGCCACGCCGTCGGCATCGAGTGCGCCGAGCCTCACCACGGGGTGCAGGACGGGCGTCGTCGCCCACGCCACGTACGCCGTGTAGGGTCCGAGGGACGACGGCTCGGGCAACCCGCGGGCGGTGACGCGCACCGCGTGCACGTGCTCGCCATCGCGGGTGACGGCGGTGCCGAACGGCGTGGGCACGGGACGGAGCTCGGCCACGCCGGACGCAGTGGGCGCCGCGTCCGTGGGCACCAGCTCGATGCAGTAGAGATCGGCGGCGGGCCGGCCGGGCTGGAGCCCCGCGCCCCCACACACGCCCTCGACCTCGCCTCCGCCTCCGCCCTGCGAGGAGGCCGCGGACGCGAACGCGGCGAGGGCGAGGAGCAGCGCGGCGCCCGCACGGTACCTGCGCGTGCGCGAGCCACGGGTCATGGCTGGTCGTCTCCCTCGCTGACCTCGATGCGAACGGTGTCCTGGGTCATCGCGCCGGTACGCTCCACCGCCGTCGCCGTCACCAGGTAAGAACCCGGCGCCGAGTAGGAGTGACGGCGGCTCCACTCCACCAGGACCGCATTCCCCAGGTCGATCCCCTCGCGTGCGCCGTCGCCGAAGTCCACCGCGAGGGTCTGGAGCCCGCTGCCCTGCGCACGGACGGCCACCTCGACAGTGTCGCCGACCGCGACGCTCGACACCTCCGCGCTCAACGCGACGCCGAGCGGCAAGCGAGCCGGTGCCTCGAAGACGTCCCCACATGCGGCGAGGGCCAGGGTGAGCAGGCCGATCCACAGGCGTCTCACGGGCCCTCCCTCCGGCATCCGCCCGCGCTCATTCCCGGTGCACCACCGTGGCACTGCGCTGCGCCGTCGGGAGCACCAGCAGCTCGAGCACGTTGACGTGTGGCGGCGCGTTCACCACGTAGAACACCGCGTCCGCCACGTCGTCACCGGTCAACGGCCGGAGCCCGCGGTAGACGTCGGCCGCACGCTCCCGATCGCCCTTGAACCGCACGATCGAGAATTCGGTCTCGACGAGCCCGGGGTCGATGCTCGACACGCGGATCGGCGTGCCCGTGAGGTCGAGCGACAGCGCGTGCGTGAGCGCGCGGACCGCGTGCTTGGTCGCCGCGTACACGTTCCCCTTCGGGTAGACCTGGTGCCCCGCGATGCTCCCGATGTTGACCACGTGGCCGCGGCCACGCTCGATCATGTGGGGGAGGAACGCGCGCGTCACGTAGAGCAGACCCTTGATGTTGGTGTCGATCATCCGCTCCCAGTCGTCCGGGTCGCCCTGGTGGAGCGGATCCAGCCCGACGGCCAGCCCCGCGTTGTTGACCAGCACGTCCGGGACCCAGCCCTGCTGGACGAGCGCCTCCGCCTCGCGGAACACCGCGCCACGGTCGCGCACGTCCACGGCGGCAAAACGTACGGGCGCGCCGTGCTGCCGCTCGAGCTCCGCCGCCAGCGCCTCGAGCCGTTCGATCCGACGGGCCCACAGCACCAGGTCCGCGCCCGCCGCGGCGAACCGCCGCGCGCACGCCTCACCGATGCCGGAGCTCGCGCCGGTGACGAGCACGGCGCGTCCTTGGATCCGATTCTGGCTGCTCATGACTCGATGCTCTTCGCCCGATGCAGTCCTGAGCCGAGAAGGAGTGGGGTTACCGCCGGTCGTCGAGCGGCGGCTCCCTGTCCCCGACCAGCGGATGGTAGACGACGCCCCGTCCCCGGCGCCGCTCGAACTCCGCACGTCTAGCCTCGGTGTGGGAGGAGTCGAGCATCACAGGTTCATCATTGTGGGTCATCGCCTCGACGCCGTCCAGCGAGCAGCGCCCCGGCGCTCCTCGCGCCGGGGCCGGCGAGCGCCACGGCCGTGGCGAGCGTCGTGGCGCCGGGACGCCACGTCATGCTCCCTCCTTCAGACACCCGGTTCGATCAACCCGAACGCCTGCGGCTCGCGGTCCAGCGGGCCGGCGATCCACACGCGCGCGCCGACCCAATCCTGGAGTGCCGCGGGCGGCTGGACGAGCCGGATGCGGCGGCCGTCCGACGTGACGAGCACGAGCTCCCCGTCCGCGCGCTCGAGCCGGCCGTCCACCGCCGGCTGGCCGTCCACCGCCGTGACGGCGAAGGACGCCACCTCCAGCGCGGGCGCCGATGCGGTCCCCTG
Proteins encoded:
- a CDS encoding NAD(P)-dependent oxidoreductase, with protein sequence MSSQNRIQGRAVLVTGASSGIGEACARRFAAAGADLVLWARRIERLEALAAELERQHGAPVRFAAVDVRDRGAVFREAEALVQQGWVPDVLVNNAGLAVGLDPLHQGDPDDWERMIDTNIKGLLYVTRAFLPHMIERGRGHVVNIGSIAGHQVYPKGNVYAATKHAVRALTHALSLDLTGTPIRVSSIDPGLVETEFSIVRFKGDRERAADVYRGLRPLTGDDVADAVFYVVNAPPHVNVLELLVLPTAQRSATVVHRE